tttttggaaaatcaatattttcaaaacgatccaacaaattttttatctaACACGGGTTTCGCTTCAAGAAATGTAGTCACCGTACATATacgtcaagttattttatttattctttcttagtaataaataatattttttacacCACTTAAACTTGTCATAAAATCGCTGTCGCTTTCTCGAAAAATCTCGAAAAAATCCACGTGTACCTACACAAATTCCCTGtctgatttttatggaatttttaaagttgttgtttttttttaatattttgctttaaagTGTAGGTATTACAATGTACTCGAAAGCAGCTCAAACCATgttgataaaacaaaaatgctGTTAGCTTTAAAACAAGGTCTGTTTCtggtgaaaaaaatgttttgtttacttttttaatttgttactttCTAGCtccaaacaaacaaagaaaCCAACAAATTatcctattagcacttattcctagattgtaccaggatgttttttagtgcatatcctaaaatttcccctttctcaaaaaataccatttgttCATAGATTtacatatatgtttttttcattgcattgttttgattcttaatgataatgcatatgaaaaccttcatgcaaaatttggttccgctaccataacttttaatggtttttcggtagtacgttagcaactgttataataatataggttgacagatgaaaaacatatataacttttttcagagacgtcagatttccttgattttagatttttttggaatcagcattaaaaagtACCTTGTATATAATGCCATCgtctttttttgctaattttgaaaaacccCATTTCttgctttgaccttgaaaatcgcgacttgcggacatacgatttttctagacttttgaggtatgttatagaatgccaaaacgagggtattgagcaaaaaaaatttctattagcattcattccgaggttaaacccttatttgactggattattaagtgcacttttatatctcagcgCTTTTTGTGCCAGAAATAACTAATAGAATTACGATTTTTaacagttatgtttttgttgatgGATAATATTTTACTAAATTACGTTTACAATCAAACGTAAATagtagggtgcttcttatatggtcgaaaaaatctttttttcgattttttaatgggacacccctgcattatgttctaccatataagcatagtgtatggtatttttttccgattttaatattaaaatttagtggtcgctaccattcactaaagatttaagtaaaaaaaaaagttcaatttcaacaaaattttttttgttacaatacaaagtacGTTTAAGaaccgatttttcaatcttctaataaacagtcagttaactgtctgtcgaataaagatattaggctcataaacaatcagataaaatcattgaatttttcaattaagctatattctacagaataacacgaaaaaaatgtcaaattcaaaaatattcaaaattaaacttcatttttattccgctgtatttttatcaaaacttctttcaaaacagttaaagatttatattaataaagtctgattacaaatttttaaattttctgagaaaaaaaaaacaaaatttggtgtatttttcaaaactttgagttGTGGTAGagacccctagaacgtgttttaactggaccaaattttacccaatttatatttaaggcaagaagaacaaaatgaaagggtgtcccattaaaatttcgaaaattgatttttaagaagcaccctagtAAATAGGTTGATTTCATAGATTTTGTCTTATATGATTTACAATGTATACCTTTCCAAGTATttatatgtttaattttttaaattttttttatgaaaggtaaaaaaaagggATAAGGTAAGAAAGTTTAAGAAATAGCCTTTAATTTTCCATTCAAAATAAATGAGGATATTTCAACATTTAATTTAGCGAGTGCTAAATATTAGAATCATGCAACCAATTTTggtatgaatttatttattttataggtaattaagACAATAAGatgaaagaaaacagaaaactaaaataatgaaaataaattcataatttttgtttatgttttgtgaaatttatgaattaaattcaatcttaaaaaaaatctattgtaATTGAAGCGCTTgtttaaggcccatttgctgaaacgagtcttaaatatttatgtgaaacataaacccttaagttctacattacggtttgcacgaacttcaaactgtgtcataaattcctctaagtttaacataacttagggggaagaaatagtagaacttaagctgttatgttctacctaggcacttttattttatgaaaaaagcaagaatgtcgctcaaaaattgatgtcggtagtacaaaggacatgaattattatcaatttaataaaaataaacttacattcattaacttaaaccatccacagatggtacaatttacaccacagttttttgtatgaggcactattttgctgtcatatttcattgactaattttgacacaccagcacatttacacacacacacgaataatttttgtttaaccaattaacacttatttttggctcaaatatactattttacacttttattccgcaagataaagacacaaacttgaaaatttaacgatatgtattgttgtatattaattgctaaattgctcaaaatctatttaaattatttgacgtttctattgatttgacttttgaatttgaagttctcagcgatttatatcatgaaagtaaatcattgctaggttaaacataaatattttttagcaacttagaataaactaagtaaaacacaagagttatgttcgacctagctaagatgagaatttatgactagtatgagcaaatgggcctaagtgacattttttttaatttttcttttttctcgcAAATCAAGAGCTTCTTAGAAGCTTATAAATTCGTCTTGAgcctaaaataaatttcactAGTTGAATAGACTTTGTATGGgaataaagataaattaaaacaCTGATTCCTCAAATTTTTAAGCGCTTCAATTTATCATTTGTTGTTGAAGAGCCAAGTTTAACAAGGAAATGACTTTGCAAACCACAAAAACGAATACGTTTTTATTCTTAGCAATATATTGTTGTTTTTGGCCGTGTACAATTTTAATAATCTACGTACACAAAAGCCAATGAAACAcgacaaattttttcattaaaaacacTATTTACAGTTTGACTTAAAAAATGCGGTCTTATTTCCAAACTCATCCATGAATTATTCAAGAAATCtctttttttaaacgttttttgaaattttaaatttaatatcgaGAAAGTTTTCTCCATACAGTAACAAATATCTATTTTTGGTAGTTTCCTCTTTAAAACTACGATGCATTATTGTTAAATAATTACATCGAACACCACCCGaaagtttttcaatatttatttatatctatttacaaaacaataatactatatttaataagaatattcacaataacctaaaaatattaaggcttaaaattaaaaaaaaatataattataatttattttttatattttatcattCTACTAAGCACAAATGTTTTCATAAATTaagttttcattaattttatttataaaaatatccattgcCCTCACCTCCACCATTACCACCACCACCGCCTCCACCATTTCCTCCATCATCTGGATGACCTCCACCGGCAGCTATTTTTTCTAAGGCCTCTGCGATTTCTGGTGGTATGGGTGGAGGTGTTGGCAAATGTTCACCTTGTGGCTGGAATCCATTTTCATCGGCGACATAAGTTAACACTATTGCCTGACCCTCTGGGCTTGTATATGAAAATGAACCTGTAGCACTTATATGCCCAGAGCTTTCTGGTCCAGCGTTTTTTACGTATCCTGATTCCTCGGCTTGTATTCCGTTCCCAGTTTCATACTCGtactaaaaaacaatatttctgTCATAGAACATCAAACTGATTTTGTTACATACCTTATATGACCCATCAGCATTGATTTTGGATTCCATTTTAATAATTGGAATCGGTGGTCCTGAGGGAGCATCTGCTCCTCCACCACCGCCACCACCACCGAAACCACCGCCATCAGGTGGTAAGTATGAGTACCCACCCCCACCTCCTCCTCCTCCACCTCCACCACCATTTTTACCACCGCCATTACGCCCGCCTCCACCATTTTTGCCATTTCCATTACCACCACGTGGATATCCCGCCGTATATACCGTTGCTAAATAACAAACTAAAATCCATATCTACAattacaaaagaaataaatcaatttaatcctttttttaaactcttgGAAAAATGTTCAAACTGACCACACGCATTGCTTTGATGTAGCGTCAGAGATTTGATTGCATTAATAATGCACGATACACTGAAACCGTTCTTAGAtcgattttctttttattgaaaCTCAAGATGcggatgaaaatgaaaatgcatAACACAAAAGATCCAAACGGCGATGCCTATGAAGAGTATAGGTAgttggaaaattaatttttcgcacCTAAGATGTAGCACACGAAGaagattaagtaaaaaaaaataattgaaataattttagttGCGTAAGTAGACCACACTGATTAATACAAAGCAAACGCTCAATATGGAAGCCAACGAACAAAAAGTTATGAAATAGTGTTTCAATTGGATATTGATGAGGTTGAACATTTTTTCCTGGTGAAAAGTATAGTTGGTAGTTGATTAATGTttattttcggatttttttttaagaatttagagCACATCCAAGACCTTGAATTTTATTCTTCAATGAAATGTTTACATACATTTGCACATGTATGTATGTAGAATTGTTGATGACTAGTTAAATAAACCTGTCTGAGTGAAATGAAGGAtttagagattttttgaaaCGAAAGTATACTTTCTATCTATATAAAAGGAAAATACGCCTTTAAATTGTTATTAACCTCAGCTAAAAAGTTCGAAAAGGCCCTTAAAACAATATTAAAGTCCAACAatttgtctttgttttttttttttgtgcaatttatCATTGTCAACGTGTAAATATGTCAAAAGTTTTAAGTAAACAGATACCTGGTACTATTTGGATTCTCGTACCTATTACCCAAAtgcaaacaaaagagctgacattaaaacttttttttactgtttttttttttttaaaccaaagagCAACCAAGCCCTTACGATTTGAGATAATGTAAGTTAGATATTAAAAGGACAATTGTTTTAAATTGTCCGCTATTATTAAAGACTTTGCATAGAATGATAAATGCTATGATAAACGGATGGTCGATAAATTTGGTgtatgctaattttttttaaagaagaaaacgtaaacaaaatttgtttttttttttgtggaatatttgaaataaattcaattttattggtTTGTTTTGGCCTTAGTTCGAAATAATgcgtttggaatttttaaaaatgttggagTTACTAAATAGAGCTGTGCATcaaataaatgattttcaaaagcAACAATAATTactggcaaaagaaaaaaattttttaaaatgtattctttCAAAATGTCTCCACTGGTCTGAgaaaaccggaagtgcactttttttaacttaaaattgaaataaaaaacgacTGGGTGGACCTAcaaatttttgctaaaaaaaaaaatagcatttaattaacttcaattttggacaccaaaaacaaattataaaaaaaaacactgttgaAGCTATAAAAACGAAGTTTatggaattgaaaagcatttaaaagtcTTCAAAGTTGGATGTCAGCTAAACCTTTTGTATTAAATCATtgcagattttgtccgctaactgcagaaaatttaataactcaaaaaccatgCGAGTTACAAGTTTTTGCGCATCAAATTagcaattaataaaattaatttttttgattcctcCACAAAGTGTCCATCAAAGTTAATACCGTCTATCTTGTTCGTAGAggaactgtcagtttttatttcttggATCGATAGGGGCTTAAATCCAGTTTTTGCTTCTAAGTGAATATTCAAGCTCCAgtatgtcgtagaccaaaaaataaagatgCAAAGtgtttcttataatattttctatcgtttagGTGTAGTTTCATTTTCCCCTAGTAATAGGCCCGAATTTAacaaaattcgattttaacaaaaaaaaaaaaaaaataatggtgataAAATATACATCTATCTAGTTCACCTATaactaaattgattttaaaattgtagcTCTTTATAATTTGGAAGTGGGATGTTTAAATCGAGCTTTCGCTGAGttcgagtctattactaagggccATTATATTGAAATTAGTAAATACAAATTGGCAATAAGTTAAAGTCTAATTTTAGTTCTTAAAAACTTTcgttattttttcgaaaaaagctttaggatcaacatttttctaactgattttTAAGTATGAATATGTAGGGACTGAAAAGATAGTTCGTCCGACTCACTCatgggttttattttttatacatgtccattaaaattattaagagcatttttctttatttttgatataagaCTCGTTTATGAGTTTCCATTCTTTAAGTAGAATTGCGTTAAGTCGTCAGCAAAAAATGTAGTTCCAAAGATGGTGTCTTTTATTTGAGGAATATACGATTGAATTTGAGATTTTCGTGGGGTtcttaaaaactcaattaaacgATCGATGCTACTTTCTACCATTTCAGATTAATATATTTGGTGCAGGTGCAGTGAAAAAAAATGCAGGACTTGGTCACATTTAACTTGCTCTTCCtcttttatttgtattattgtatttattttgttttgcattcTTGTACGGCTTGCACTACCCTTACTTTACGCAAACTCTATACGCCTAAGTTTCGCTGATTGAATAGTAATTTAATCTGATTTTACTCAATcagatttttcaattaaaaatgcaCCCAAGATATATTTATGCAATAACCAAATTCAACATTAATATACCTTAAATAAATCTCGCCTCAAAAACAAATCCTAATCTATAAATCCCTTATCGTCAAATCATACATTCATACAACcgaaaacaataaaatactTTTACATGAGTTTTTCAAATGACGCTTCAATGGAAACACCTGCGAGCTTGGTTGCTTGCTGAACTAGGAAACAACCCCCTTTCCATAAAATTCAACACAAACCATAACCACTACCCTACTTTACGCTTATTCTATTGCCATTAACTTCTTGCCTGCAGGATTTTTGGTGTATGTACCAAAATCTGGTCACGGATGTCAAATCTTTAAATACAAGGGTTCAACTTGGAAGAGTTTGCAACGAGTCTATGACGATGAACTATTCTTTGCGCTTACCACATGACGAATTCCCATTGCTTTGGCACCATCATGTCTTGCTATtttagtaggtaggtatagaCTTCCTCTCTCTATATTTGACTCTACTTACTATACTTCCAGTGAGGGTTGTTATTGGTAGTTGATGCTTGTACTCGACTAAGAGCTTCGGGAATTTCACCACGTGGCCATGGCAATGAGTAGAATATTGGACCGAATTCACTCAACACCGGCTATGGACCTACATCTATGTGTTTAGTGCGCGACACCCTCAAGTGgatcactttttttcatttttgtcaaagAATTTAGTTAATGTGcattaataaagatttttgacATCTATACAAAGTGCTTATAATAGCGAGAGGAAGGCCGGGTCGGGCCGAGTTTCGCTGATGCACTGGGTAAACAATATGAGGGCTAAATTTTGTTGATCGAAGTGCGATGATAAATTAGCGTGGTGAGAGATTAGGATCGAATTCGACATTGAATATGGGAATTATGACAAGTGCTTGGAtttgtttttgcattaaaaaccgCATGGGCTGGCTATATGGTTTTTGGGTTTAGAATCGtttgacgatgatgatggtgcAAGTTGATTTTGGGTTTAATGTATAATACAGTTCCCTATttgtatattaaattaaattgtaatgTCAAAGTGATTTCTTATCATGTAGATTAATGTGTTCATTGATTAAGGCCTTTTGTTTGGATACAGTGGGTGGGCTTGGGCATGTATATAGGCATAATAAGAAGTAAATGAAGAATGTATAATgtatttaatgttaaaaaagaaCATAATCAACCTAGAACTTAGATCATTAGTGGAcagttaaaaaagaaagtaTGAACAATGTCACCAGTATCTAATCGAGTTTGTTGTAAGATATTCGTTttcatttggtatcaaaaacttaaattaagagCAACTCTTTCCTATAAAAATTAACGAATCAATGTTCAAAAAGTCATAGATTTTCTTACTGACTGTTTCATTACGATTGAACCCAGcatcagtggcgtattgaggggggagGGCTCAAGCCCTCCTCAAGAGCCTCagctgacgttgagggttggcgtagttttttttcgtattttagtCCGATTCGGAATTCTTCAGatcatttttttggtattttgacgtcgaattacatcacggTTAAATTTTGCCGTATtttaaagatattggaaatagaaatttttgatatctcaaaatcttagtggccAACATATCTAATGGTTTCTTTTAGCAAATTCCATTTTGCgcttctgatttggattaaaaagcagcagtaatttcaaaataaaaatggatgattttTCAGTTTTGATAGTTTGAAGcgatttcgaagttttcgaaatcgatcgaaatgaacaatatgatatttcatttcacgtgaaattgaaaagtgattttaatTCACTTTCGTTCAAATTGCGCAACATGGGCATTTATATCGAAAATAATAGGTAATGAAATGAGTATAGGTCAAAAACTATatagacgtgataggaataaatctgttaatagttttgaattcagcacatgacaaagttcgaatgaaataaagtgtttttttatggATAACTGAACTCCTTGCTGtgtgtgtaaaatgtttgcaatacaagaactttgaaaaaacactactttTATTATGAAAGGAGGAGACAGGGTATGAAGCTGTCGAGTAgtagcagtaaaatgctactttaccactttcagtaccgcagcacagcccttcactctcgatcaaagatggataaaaaagagaaacaaattttttttcgtacaTTTAAGCTATAACTAAAACgccaactttttgcaaaaagtcaaaaaatgaaaattttcaaactcattttgtaacagttttttcgaccacaaaattaagaataatgatgcacaaagcttattttttgatttaaaaaaaaacaatttttgtagttttttccaaaaacaaatagcgctagaaagaaataagaaAGTAATTGTAGTTATGGCCTTaccttctaaaaaatttttgaaaaattttctagccccctccaaattttctTCTAGATACGCCACTGCCCAGCATGTATGGGTTTTGtagtaaaaactcaattttcttAACCTTTTTGCGGTGAAATATTTTAACTATCTCATTTCGAGAAGTCATCGCGTAGTTAAAAATATCTAACGCCAACATCGATAACAACTGCGCACGaagataaaaatctaaaaactataaattatCTCAAACTGCTTCATTAGTTAACGACTTTTGTTGAAGGTTTATGCAGATGGACTATAATGTGAAAGTAATCTGATAAACGATTAGGTAACGTAAAATTAGtgattacaaaatttaatcAGTAATCCCGATTAATGATAACTTTCTTGAATCAATTACTATAGATTAAACGTTAGTCAGTATAATCATTAATCAAATCAATAGCTGTGTGCTTTTGGCATTGCTATCAGTATCCGCAGTTGGcgtttacatgcattacaaaaacaacacgcagctgccgataAGAATAGAAGCTAAACCAAGCTACGGGTAGAATTTTGACGAAGAGTATAAGAAAacgttttcctttctcttggtgtgtgcaataacatttttgttacgtgttgatatttgggaaattctgctgcggatagctttgcaaaaaaaaacacgcctaatggtttatttttttaatttagtggAATCagtagaaaacttttttttagtccaaactatttttttaacttggaaACAAAAATTAGGCTTAATTAGAAGTCGAAAAACTTGTGAGGtcattttctcgttttcgtttCGTTCTCGATTGAAGAGAATAATAATGGAAACAGTTGTGAATCAAGTTTTAATCGTTATCAATACTTctacaaataaaacaatttttttaatcagttgAAGTTCGGAAAAATGAGCAACACTTAACAAcaccgaaaaatataaaaaaaaattataacatgaGAATGAAGTTATTAATACCTTTCTGTTGAAAAATACCCCTTTTAACtgacaacaaataattttatatttataaatcatgaattttaaatgcttagtgagtattttatagacaaaattcatatttttaagacgtgctttttattatttttaatggctATACATATTACATACCTATACATTTGGACAAAaggagtattttttaacaaaaaagtataaatataaaCTTTTGTACCTATTTATAACGATACAAAAAAAGGTATACAGCTGAGTTATAGagaattttaagttgaaaattttttctcggacattttttttcaaaattttgataaaatgtgctcattttttatattcacaatGTCGAAAAAAGTTGTTAACTTAACTTAAAAGTGGTATTCAATTGTCTACGTTTATTGTATTACTAACCTGAATAAACAAAAGTCAAGATATTCAGTAAAAACTTAAATCCAAGATAGCGGCCAAAATTTGagtttcacgagtgcgaaaaatcagggtttaTGATATTCAGCTAACGCTATACCAAACAATGAGAAAAACAAATATGgcgggtggtacaaactgctgggtcatattattataaatgca
This DNA window, taken from Episyrphus balteatus chromosome 2, idEpiBalt1.1, whole genome shotgun sequence, encodes the following:
- the LOC129909429 gene encoding endocuticle structural glycoprotein ABD-4, which codes for MRVIWILVCYLATVYTAGYPRGGNGNGKNGGGGRNGGGKNGGGGGGGGGGGGYSYLPPDGGGFGGGGGGGGADAPSGPPIPIIKMESKINADGSYKYEYETGNGIQAEESGYVKNAGPESSGHISATGSFSYTSPEGQAIVLTYVADENGFQPQGEHLPTPPPIPPEIAEALEKIAAGGGHPDDGGNGGGGGGGNGGGEGNGYFYK